The Haliotis asinina isolate JCU_RB_2024 chromosome 3, JCU_Hal_asi_v2, whole genome shotgun sequence genome segment attaccaagTGGGGCATGAAACTGAACACTCACTCTCTGATCAACCTGTGAAGGTATGGGATAgaatgtcatcgtttcccagctgtgaagatcgatgatcatgctgataatcacaggattgtctggtccagactttattatttacaggctgccacctcattgctgagtgtggcgtaaaactaaattcactcactggtGGCTggtttatttcatacactggaatTGGTTCGCAAGTGTAGTGCGTTCTATATGAATTAAGTTGAAATGAAAGCACAATATACTGAGAACTGAAATGCTGTCACCGATTGCTTTAGCCTCTCATAGTATTGCAAACCTCGCAAATTCACTATGGGTTATTGGGATTTATTGGTCAGGGTGGATTGATACCCTACATAAAGCAAAAAGGAACCTACCCAGCTTAGaatttcagtgtttttctgCATCAATCATAATTATGGGattgtcattttatttagtCTCTCTGGCACTGTCATAATAGaatgaaaaagtgaaaaaaagtcattttcaaagtgTGATGTTTCCACTATAATCAACAGCGATATGACTTTGTTACAGACATGTAATGCTTCCCAAGGAAATTGCCAAACTTGTGCCAAAGACTCACCTGATGTCTGAACCAGAGTGGAGAAGTATTGGTGTCCAGCAGAGCCATGGCTGGATACACTATATGAGGCATGAACCTGGTAAGCTGTGAATAGAAATCTTCTCGTCTCAAAGGATTTGAAGAAATAGCCAAGGGGAAATAAGCATGGAATAGATCAATTGTATATTGGAAATATAAATGTTTGTTATAAACTGCTGCTGcagaaatgaaaacaattaTGTTCTGCTTAAAATTTAGCTGGACTAGGAGACAAGCATTTGATAGTTGACAAGAAAGTTTACTATACAGAACAGCAgaagaaacaaaatgaaatctcaaaagCGTTCATTTTTATGTCTTATGCTTTAAAAAAATGGCAAAAAAcctgttgcatttcttttgctgttcagtatactcgTACAATTTATAGAATAGGTCTATCCATACATTCTCTAATATACTAAGAAGCCATTATTGTCTCTATTAATTTTATTGATGAAGAATGTTCATGATCCGTAAGCTGATTTTTAACTTCATGTTATTTAATCACTCATAGAAATCCTTTTTCTTCCAGAGCCCCACATACTATTATTCCGCCGGAAACTGACCTCTGCATGATCACACATTGCCATTTTCAACGCCTACATTTGTACATACTCAATTCACCGTCATGCGATCGATCTACCTTCAATCAGATGCCGTCCCCATACATCCAGCATCTGTGGATCTTCCGCCACAGACAGAATTGTTGCATATGCTCCAGCAACAGGGCAGTGCTATATCCCAAGTCCCGAACATTACGTTATAATACAACCTCCACTGTGAAGTGAGCATTGACATTAAGATGCGGTTCAGTTCCAAGTGATATTCTATAATGTGTGGACTATGACAGGTTACAAGGTATCAGTCTCTCCAGTCtttcatggcatacatgttgCAGTGAACATTGTGTTCAGAGTCATACTAGAGTGTATTATGTGTCATTCCTTCTGAGATCTTTGTTTATTGTGTAGATATCTTTCATGTCTTTTTCCTAACTCCTATGCTCATTCTTACTTAATCTATTTTCTTCGAGAACTCAGAATAAATGACTTGTCTTGACTTTGATTTCATGTCCTATATTATATGCAAATACGCTTGTCAGCTGAAAGAGCTGTTAAAATTGACCTAACATAATTTATTTACTTAGAGATCATGTATACTCTAGGGGATGCAAGTGCATAAGTCACTCAttgacattgttataaatgaaaccccgtcattaaaactactcattaaGTACCTTAATTTGActtttttgacaacagtgcacaattctcaaccgcaaacgaaatttcaaccaatcagagcggcgtgTCTCCGTGACATAATAGTAGTTATTACTCGcctgttgaagatactgcagtgtaatattttccctgcgatattacactagtgtaatactgcttgACGTATAACGTCAAATAGTTCaatgttgtgacgtcacaatgctaatgttgatgtcgcaattttactagaccttgcttgacttgaaagccgagtcctcacactgtaggcaatttcgacGCAGtttgtcaatttatgttggcgagtaataaacagaatactaaactcgcttccatgaaataccatttgcattaactcgtttaataaaaatggtattacacggaaggtcgtttagtatcctctatgtataaatatgagggtctatgcagaattcatctacatttcagggacccctgaaggtcccggggtagaataggccttggttgacacatgtcattggttcccaattgcgcagattgatgctcatgttgttgatcactggattgtctggtccagactcgattatttacagaccgtcgccatatagctggaatattgctaagtgtgacataaaactaaactcactcactcactctacatatcaggggtaaactatttcgtttacaggtttgtacaaacctgaaattgcgacagctgttgtgaaaactgaaagctatatgttctcacaatctactatcatttagtttcgtctcctgctttgcctagtttccaaGAGACaccccttgttttcatagacaaaaTCACTTGATGTCGTttggttgtaatccgtgttaagTGGTATAAACGGACACGTtaattgtcatcattcacttgatgctcagttaatgaatttaaaacaggtataattagtgggaacgccacttagattacccaacaaaggtccccatttggcatttcttgtgtcatgAGACCAAACATAAAGAAGTATATTGACCAGTGTCCACATACTGTTGAGTGaatgttacaaaccaagtaaatttagcaagtgaagaaatttatagcgcagtattttcactttgacccccaacctcgcttatgttatgttacaggttgtgtcatgcaaactcctttcgatcataattcaaatacatacttaactactagtagaaagtagttttgattttccaacttggtgaaaacaaaccataatctcaattaTTCTAACGGAATTTTATTTGTaaaaaggcacccgtggcgagccacctcctcgtggtgggtgctgggtaacgccaagagctcgccgacatccccgtagtggacccgggaggatatttggtccaccaacccgtttgccgtgggttgcagccctgtgtcggcggaggaggggatcctggtggttgagagcaataggagcttgcaaccgtgttcctggtggttgagagcaataggagcttgcaaccgtgttcctgttgctcaatacaccacttcggccctgacttcgcctagacgggtggtcgaataggcccggttcgaccaatcggctggtcatgccaagccctgtgcatggggcattattatatttatcaatgcacatatatcatttggaatcgttgtaaatttggacttgactatataatctaaaacattttgaatttgaagtatgttgttctgtaatttgcctagagtcctatgccagaaggcggtggctcatgggccaatctggtagaattattaatctcttaattcttctgctggagtatatcatccgggtatccttggtgctgcaagctggaggcccgcttgctttagcattgtccttgtgatactccatggtgggtggggagctcggatgatgaatcatatgacaccaatcatggcttatgaaataccccccaaaaaaaccaaacgtccacttgaaattgatcccgttgatacttctcatagaccgtctctatcgattgagtattggccacgttttctcgttattgagactccggacaagacaccattgaagttgaaccctttcgcagtatctaagggcattcaaggtattgctggggatgtcaagaacattagacgcttgcgttcgggtgcattactaatagagtgtggcaagaaacagcagacaaccaatctgatgaacattgaatcttttgtgggcattccggtcacggtctctgctcacaagaccttgaacacaagtaaaggtatcgtgagagatcgtgatcggttgtttgctgacatgtccgagcttgatatagcatgcgaaatgaaggatcaaggtgtgctgtatgtgaagcgcttttccacccgaaaaaacaatgaaacaatccaaacaaatacctatctgttttctttttcattgccaaatgctcccaaatcagtaaaggcgggttactgcaatatccaagttgaaacctacatccccaacccgctcaggtgttttaaatgtcagaaatatggacacggtgtatctacctgcacattgtctgttgtgtgtgctcactgtggtgagaagacacacacaacagaagattgtgacagtgactttaaaaactgcactaactgctctggcgaccattcatcttcgtcaaaacagtgtccaatatggaaagagcaaatggcgattaacaaaataaagttcacccaaaatatctctttttctgaggcaaagaaactggtgaagagatctgaccttctagaaagttatgctacagtagcaaaatcatcatctgaatccaactctaaaataacaaaatcatccacaggatgccaaactaccttgacttgggtcagttctgactccccacaggttttataccctgctatatcatcccagactgaggaatcacttcctactacatcaaagtcctctgatcataagtcatcttcacagtcacgctctgagtctcattcaacagctgatagacaacaaattgttaaaactaaacccaaacctaagtctgatgcttcaaagcaacaaagtggcagagctaaggggtcacaaaataaaattcaattgtttaataaatatgggtctcttgaagatatggacgtttctgaaaacatccCCGGGcacattctagggcacatagcttgtcgccctccaaaagagtgcggggtagatcccccaaaaatccccccaaaagatagtttattccaataatattgtacaatggaactgcagaggtttgaggactaatttacatgaattacagctattagtccaagatttcacaccttcagcgttatgtctccaagagacatatttaaaacaaacagatgcatttgaccttcgccattttaatgcatatcattctttttcacctccgggtgatagagccactggcgggtcatccgttctagtcagacaaaacgttattcaaagccctgtatcacttaatactaatatgcaggctgttgctgtgagaattactttacatgtagcgtttacgctatgctcgctgtatatttcgccgtcttcgacgtttgccaaaactgatctgcaagctctctatgaccaactcccgaagccctgcattataatgggagatttaaatgggcacaaccctctctggggtagtgtaaatataaacgctaaaggtaagttgttggaggacttctgttctgacaacgatttatgtatttataatgatggctccaatacgtatttacaccctgggacagggacctattctgctcttgacctgtcactcacaaattcagaactacttaatgaattcgaatggtcagtccatgatgacctctgtggaagtgaccattttcctactattttaaaagctgtaactccatccgatgttcctccatcatcaagacggaattttaaagaggctaactggactttatatgaaacactgtgtgctgaaaagcttaaacctgaacgttttactgacgttcctgatgctattaaatgtttttctgatgaattgaactccatagctgatgagtgtataccaaagtcctctgcagttccacacataagaaaaccatggttcaacgatgaatgcaaacaagctaggaaggcaaggaaaaaagcagaacattatttccgtcgccatcctatggtgcataatttgaataaatttaaaattttaaatgctaaagcacggcgtacttttaaacagaacaaacgccaatcttggcaaaattatgtatctaaaataaattctcggacacccatgtccaaggtatggaatatggtccagaaaattaaaggtaaaggtactaaatctactgtcaatcatcttaaacatggagatcaagtacttaccgataaatcagatatcgcaaataaactgggtgaaacccttgctaaacactcttcctcttctaattatttacctaaattccagcagtatcaaaaacaacaagaaaagaaaactattaatttcaactcagataatggggaagattataatgaaactttttctattcatgagctccatactgctcttgatcaagctcatgatactgctacaggagctgataacatacattatcaactcctgaagcacttaccagaatcctgcctagaaactctcctaaatatttttgatgatatttggacatcgggtaactttccttcatcatggcgtgacgccatagtagtacccatacctaaacctggacgtgatcataccgatccatccaattatcgtccgatttcgttaactagctgtgtttgcaagaccatggaacgcatgataaataatcgacttgtttggtacttggaaacaaataaccttataactgatatacagtgtggtttccgtaaaaacagaagtactgtcgatcacttagtgcgactggaatcatttgttaaaaatgcactgattaataatcaacatgctgtgtctatcttttttgatcttgagaaggcatatgacacaacctggaaatatggtattttaagagatttacatgacttcggcttgcgtcacgatatggctgagatattgccgatgtgacgttaaacattaactcactcactcactcacccattattTGTAAAAAAAGACATAAGAAGTTATATCAGGCAAAACttgatgtttattacacatGTATTACTGAATcattttcaatatatatatatatatattcttcaagGACAAACACCTTTTTACTGTTTAACTTTACATATTCATGAGACCTTTAGTACATGTGCCTTCATGACTTTGCATGTTGGTATTTCCTGACAGTCTTGGTACACTCAACACACTTTACAGCCATGTTAGAGGTAAGTGATATCATGTTCATATCTGTCCAGCATTATATAGTAACGTATCATGATGCTGAGTTGAGTCAACTGA includes the following:
- the LOC137276862 gene encoding cyclin-dependent kinases regulatory subunit, whose protein sequence is MSAKQIYYSDKYTDEDFEYRHVMLPKEIAKLVPKTHLMSEPEWRSIGVQQSHGWIHYMRHEPEPHILLFRRKLTSA